The following are encoded in a window of Ranitomeya variabilis isolate aRanVar5 chromosome 8, aRanVar5.hap1, whole genome shotgun sequence genomic DNA:
- the LOC143788626 gene encoding CARD- and ANK-domain containing inflammasome adapter protein-like has protein sequence MSAASSVLFPPITPQGQFMNPYAIDVLKTMKDELIQGIKNPEDLINLLVEHGIFSTDKKMVMSYYRTRTEKNSRLVDILLSKGERACRLFFYPCLKQMEPSLYNSVKSYVNHVNNSVKDGRRQLVGYLLERDKDNQAPVLEPPEKIPRKENLLKKVKKETQKTSVQVKEKKRAKPETPRQKVVQSSDGVFDAVMKGDLSLLESILKNSDVNAVNSSGETLLHVAASNGHVPVIEFLLSKGAKVDAKDKKGRTPLHRAAENGHVEAARVLLRAGANIYSLDNDSHSPLHLAAQNNHHHLVKLFLQEEGKLYKNRSNFLHLEAAKDNSRLVEILLKNGANVDSTDEKKQTALYHAVSGGHQATVKVLLEAGATIDPSIIDVAFSTNNEYIFGLLLQYSKGLSPDTMISAMFKAVKLNLFGIIKALIDKGTDVNARNDIQYTPLLLAAELGKPEAAQALIEKGAHIEDRTPNLSTALHLSVQGGDVSTMKLLLRKGINVNITGPGDQTPLHVAAYHNRPDLCDILLSAGANVNAVTKEAATPLHLASQRNNVDVAQNLIEHKANVNAKDKQARTPLHMAAEVGGLALVQVLLNSKADPNISDKEKKSPLHIAAAGGSAEVVTALLNSQARYGAKDMDGCTPIHYATISGNMDIVKSLLKAGKNKNLEDKNVWRKTPLHLAAEHGHSDIIQLLLTNGAAIDPLDNNRDTPLHCACKSGHLSSVQTLVGWSQGQKANLQATNSLKKTPLQVAEAGTTDSHQQVVTLLKKKMLIIK, from the coding sequence ATGAGTGCCGCAAGTTCTGTGCTGTTCCCACCTATTACTCCCCAAGGACAGTTTATGAACCCATATGCTATAGATGTGCTCAAGACCATGAAAGATGAACTCATACAAGGCATCAAAAATCCAGAAGATCTCATTAACCTTCTGGTAGAACATGGGATCTTCTCTACGGATAAGAAAATGGTGATGTCTTACTACAGGACAAGGACGGAGAAGAATTCCCGGCTGGTGGACATCTTGTTGTCTAAAGGTGAGAGAGCCTGTCGCCTCTTCTTCTACCCCTGTCTCAAGCAGATGGAACCCAGCTTATACAACAGTGTTAAAAGTTACGTCAATCATGTCAATAACTCGGTTAAAGATGGGAGAAGGCAACTGGTGGGATATTTGTTGGAGAGGGATAAGGACAATCAAGCTCCTGTCCTTGAACCACCAGAAAAAATTCCCCGTAAGGAGAATTTGCTGAAGAAGGTTAAAAAGGAAACTCAAAAAACGAGTGTCCAAGTCAAGGAGAAGAAGAGAGCTAAACCGGAGACTCCAAGACAGAAGGTGGTTCAGTCATCTGATGGCGTCTTCGATGCGGTCATGAAAGGTGACCTCTCCTTGTTGGAGTCAATTCTCAAGAATTCTGATGTGAATGCTGTAAATTCTTCAGGAGAAACTCTGTTACATGTAGCTGCTTCTAATGGACATGTCCCCGTCATCGAGTTCTTGCTTTCGAAAGGAGCTAAAGTAGACGCCAAGGATAAAAAAGGGAGGACGCCGCTGCACCGAGCAGCTGAGAATGGCCACGTGGAGGCTGCAAGGGTTTTACTTCGAGCTGGGGCTAACATATACTCCCTGGATAATGACTCTCATTCTCCTCTACACTTAGCAGCTCAGAACAACCACCACCATCTGGTAAAACTCTTCCTTCAGGAAGAAGGAAAACTCTACAAAAATAGGTCCAACTTTTTACACCTGGAGGCCGCCAAGGATAATAGTCGTCTGGTGGAGATTCTTCTGAAGAACGGCGCCAATGTGGATAGTACGGATGAGAAGAAGCAAACCGCCCTATACCATGCAGTGTCCGGCGGGCACCAAGCTACCGTCAAAGTGTTACTGGAGGCTGGCGCCACTATTGACCCCAGCATTATCGATGTGGCCTTCAGTACCAATAACGAATACATTTTCGGCCTCCTTCTACAATATTCCAAGGGGCTCTCCCCCGACACCATGATCTCTGCCATGTTTAAAGCCGTCAAGCTGAACCTTTTTGGAATAATCAAAGCTTTAATTGACAAAGGCACGGACGTGAACGCAAGGAATGATATCCAGTATACGCCTCTACTGCTGGCGGCTGAGCTGGGTAAACCGGAGGCGGCACAGGCGCTTATCGAGAAAGGGGCGCACATAGAGGATCGGACGCCAAATCTGAGTACGGCTTTGCATCTGTCTGTTCAAGGGGGAGATGTTTCCACCATGAAACTGTTGCTCCGGAAGGGGATTAATGTTAATATTACGGGTCCCGGAGACCAAACTCCTCTTCACGTGGCGGCCTACCATAACAGACCGGACTTGTGTGACATTTTACTTTCAGCCGGTGCCAATGTGAACGCCGTCACCAAGGAAGCAGCGACTCCATTGCATCTTGCCAGCCAGAGGAACAATGTGGACGTTGCCCAGAATCTCATAGAACACAAAGCCAACGTAAACGCTAAAGACAAGCAGGCGAGGACACCGTTACACATGGCGGCAGAAGTGGGGGGGCTTGCTCTGGTGCAGGTACTCCTCAATAGTAAGGCAGACCCCAATATCTCAGATAAGGAAAAGAAGAGCCCACTTCATATTGCTGCAGCTGGAGGAAGCGCTGAGGTTGTGACCGCCTTGCTCAATAGCCAGGCCCGGTACGGAGCGAAGGACATGGACGGCTGCACCCCAATCCACTATGCCACCATCTCCGGCAACATGGACATTGTCAAATCTTTGCTGAAAGCTGGAAAAAATAAAAACCTAGAAGATAAAAATGTTTGGAGAAAAACGCCCCTGCACCTCGCAGCCGAACACGGACATAGCGACATCATCCAGTTGCTGTTAACCAATGGGGCGGCCATAGACCCCCTGGATAATAACCGTGACACCCCGCTGCACTGTGCTTGTAAATCCGGGCACCTGAGCTCTGTGCAGACCCTTGTGGGCTGGAGCCAAGGCCAAAAAGCCAATTTACAGGCCACCAACAGTCTGAAGAAGACACCACTGCAGGTGGCAGAAGCTGGAACTACCGACAGTCACCAGCAGGTGGTGACACTCCTGAAAAAGAAAATGTTGATAattaaatag